One part of the Acidobacteriota bacterium genome encodes these proteins:
- a CDS encoding isocitrate/isopropylmalate family dehydrogenase, with protein sequence MNHYAIVSMPGDGIGKVVLPEAIRVLQKAGFPADYLHGDIGWEFWCAEGNALPDRTVKLLEQHKLGLFGAITSKPKWDADTELDPQLKGKGLVYYSPIVTMRQKFNLDLCVRPCRSFPGNPLNFIRKGLDGGYEEPQIDVVIFRQGTEGSYAGVEWTNPPQNVRDAFATHKKFKAFASAKGEDLAISTRIVTRGVTRRLIREAFEYARKFGYKSVTVAEKPNVLRETSGMIESEARAIAKEYPGIALWSVNIDAIMMWLTKNPEDYGVFVCENLFGDILSDGFAGLVGGLGFAASGNIGAEYAVFEPTHGSAPKYEKLNPSIVNPIAMILSAAMLCDHVGERDKGEKIRAAVAEVVREGKVRCYDMMRIPGGPKVFEKGACTTQQMTDAILSKM encoded by the coding sequence ACATCGGCTGGGAGTTCTGGTGCGCCGAGGGCAACGCCCTTCCCGACCGCACCGTGAAGCTCCTCGAGCAACACAAGCTTGGGCTCTTCGGCGCCATCACCTCCAAACCCAAGTGGGACGCCGACACCGAGCTGGACCCTCAGCTGAAGGGCAAGGGGCTGGTCTACTACAGCCCCATCGTCACGATGCGCCAGAAGTTCAACCTCGACCTCTGCGTCCGCCCCTGCCGCTCCTTTCCGGGAAACCCCCTCAACTTCATCCGCAAGGGGCTCGACGGAGGCTACGAGGAGCCCCAGATCGACGTCGTCATCTTCCGCCAGGGCACCGAGGGCTCCTACGCGGGCGTGGAGTGGACCAACCCGCCCCAGAACGTCCGCGACGCCTTCGCCACCCACAAGAAGTTCAAGGCCTTCGCCTCGGCCAAGGGAGAAGACCTGGCCATCTCCACCCGCATCGTCACGCGCGGCGTGACGCGGCGCCTCATCCGCGAGGCCTTCGAATACGCCAGGAAGTTCGGCTACAAGAGCGTCACCGTGGCGGAAAAGCCCAACGTCCTGCGCGAGACCTCCGGCATGATCGAGTCGGAGGCCCGGGCCATCGCCAAGGAGTACCCCGGCATCGCGCTCTGGTCCGTGAACATCGACGCCATCATGATGTGGCTCACCAAGAACCCCGAGGACTACGGCGTCTTCGTCTGCGAGAACCTCTTCGGCGACATCCTCTCGGACGGCTTCGCCGGGCTGGTGGGGGGGCTGGGCTTCGCGGCCTCGGGGAACATCGGCGCCGAGTACGCCGTCTTCGAGCCCACCCACGGGTCGGCCCCCAAGTACGAGAAGCTCAACCCCTCCATCGTGAACCCCATCGCCATGATCCTCTCCGCCGCCATGCTCTGCGACCACGTGGGCGAGCGGGACAAGGGCGAGAAGATCCGCGCCGCCGTCGCCGAGGTGGTCCGGGAGGGCAAGGTCCGCTGCTACGACATGATGCGCATCCCCGGCGGCCCCAAGGTATTCGAGAAGGGCGCCTGCACCACCCAGCAGATGACCGACGCCATCCTTTCGAAGATGTAG